From a region of the Vagococcus coleopterorum genome:
- a CDS encoding TetR/AcrR family transcriptional regulator, with protein MLSIEERKKHILQSANQLLAKKGLHDMTLDEVAKQACFSKGGITHYYKNKDQLLVELANMLDEDYIHKIEDEVAQKESSTGSWTRALIDVSNADLKGERGLNNALVAGAMASQKEGNNSRSFNVIQEHVTMDGYDPVLATIIRLAIDGLYYAELFKAEPLETELREAVLARMIKWTTEAEDK; from the coding sequence ATGTTGTCGATTGAAGAACGTAAAAAACATATCTTACAAAGCGCCAATCAATTACTAGCGAAAAAAGGATTGCACGATATGACCTTAGATGAAGTAGCCAAACAGGCCTGTTTCAGTAAAGGTGGCATTACACATTACTATAAAAATAAAGATCAACTATTAGTTGAATTAGCGAATATGTTGGATGAAGATTATATACATAAAATCGAAGATGAAGTTGCTCAAAAAGAAAGTTCAACAGGGTCTTGGACACGTGCATTAATCGATGTGTCGAATGCTGATTTGAAAGGTGAGCGTGGTCTTAATAATGCTTTAGTCGCTGGTGCAATGGCCAGTCAAAAAGAAGGGAATAATTCCCGCAGTTTCAATGTCATCCAAGAGCATGTTACAATGGATGGATATGATCCGGTACTAGCAACAATTATTCGTTTAGCGATTGACGGACTGTATTATGCGGAACTTTTTAAAGCAGAGCCGTTAGAAACAGAGCTACGTGAAGCAGTCCTTGCACGTATGATTAAGTGGACAACTGAAGCAGAAGATAAATAG
- a CDS encoding formate--tetrahydrofolate ligase produces the protein MTEFLSDIEIAQQAEMAYIDEVVKKIGLTRDNIELFGNYKAKIDVDSLVDKEAKGKLILVTAITPTPAGEGKTTTVVGLGDGLNKIGKKAIVALREPSLGPVFGMKGGAAGGGYAQVVPMEDINLHFTGDFHAIGAANNLLAAMLDNHIHQGNELQIDVNRITWKRCMDMNDRQLRQVVDGLGPKVNGVPREDGFEITVASEIMAILCLATDLNDLKTRLENIIVAYTIKNEPVTAGEIKAAGAMTALLKEAIKPNIVQTLEHNPAIIHGGPFANIAHGCNSVIATQTALKLSDYVVTEAGFGADLGAEKFLDIKCRQANLQPDAVVVVGTIRALKMHGGLAKSELGNEDLGALKAGLPNLLKHVSNMTDVYHLPTVVALNKFPTDTEAEVNLVIDECAKLGVEVILSDVWAKGGAGATELAEKVVALTEQANKDFRFAYEEELSIEDKILTLTKRIYGGSAVNYSKAAKQQLINLTELGFANLPICMAKTQYSFSDDPSLIGAPTDFEIEVTKLKVSAGAGFIVVYTGDVMTMPGLPKVPAANNISVNEKGQITGLF, from the coding sequence ATGACTGAATTTTTAAGTGATATTGAGATTGCGCAACAAGCAGAGATGGCCTACATAGACGAGGTTGTTAAAAAGATAGGCTTAACTCGAGATAATATTGAACTATTTGGGAATTACAAAGCTAAAATTGATGTCGATTCTTTAGTAGATAAAGAAGCAAAAGGAAAATTGATTTTAGTCACTGCAATTACTCCGACACCAGCTGGAGAAGGAAAAACAACAACAGTTGTGGGTTTAGGTGATGGGCTAAATAAAATTGGTAAAAAGGCAATTGTTGCCTTGCGTGAACCATCATTAGGTCCGGTTTTTGGAATGAAAGGCGGAGCTGCCGGTGGTGGTTATGCCCAAGTCGTTCCAATGGAAGATATTAACTTACATTTTACAGGCGATTTTCATGCGATTGGAGCAGCCAATAACTTATTAGCTGCTATGCTTGATAACCATATTCACCAAGGTAATGAGCTTCAAATAGATGTGAATCGGATTACTTGGAAACGTTGTATGGATATGAATGATCGTCAATTACGTCAAGTTGTTGATGGTTTAGGACCAAAAGTGAATGGCGTCCCACGTGAGGATGGCTTTGAGATTACAGTGGCATCAGAAATCATGGCTATTCTATGTTTAGCAACGGATTTAAATGATTTGAAAACACGGCTAGAAAATATCATTGTTGCCTATACGATTAAAAATGAACCCGTAACCGCAGGTGAGATAAAGGCTGCAGGAGCTATGACAGCTTTGCTTAAAGAAGCCATCAAACCAAACATTGTCCAAACGTTAGAGCACAATCCAGCGATTATTCATGGTGGGCCGTTTGCTAATATCGCTCACGGATGTAACTCGGTGATTGCCACGCAAACAGCTTTGAAATTAAGTGATTATGTGGTCACAGAAGCTGGTTTCGGAGCAGACTTAGGGGCCGAGAAATTCTTAGACATAAAATGTCGTCAAGCTAACTTACAACCCGATGCGGTTGTCGTTGTTGGTACAATTCGTGCCTTGAAAATGCATGGTGGATTAGCTAAGTCGGAACTAGGTAATGAAGATTTAGGTGCACTTAAAGCAGGTCTTCCTAACTTATTGAAACATGTGAGTAATATGACAGATGTCTATCATTTACCAACAGTTGTAGCGCTTAACAAGTTCCCTACAGATACAGAAGCTGAAGTTAACTTAGTGATTGACGAATGTGCTAAGTTAGGTGTAGAAGTTATTTTGTCTGATGTCTGGGCAAAAGGTGGAGCAGGTGCGACAGAGCTTGCTGAAAAAGTCGTGGCGTTAACTGAACAAGCAAATAAAGACTTCAGATTTGCTTATGAGGAAGAATTATCAATTGAAGATAAAATCTTAACACTAACTAAGCGTATTTATGGTGGCTCAGCAGTCAATTATTCTAAAGCTGCTAAGCAACAATTAATCAACTTAACGGAACTAGGTTTTGCTAATCTTCCAATTTGCATGGCGAAAACACAGTATTCATTTTCCGATGACCCAAGTTTAATTGGAGCGCCGACAGACTTTGAAATTGAAGTTACAAAATTAAAAGTATCTGCTGGTGCAGGATTTATTGTTGTCTACACAGGTGATGTGATGACAATGCCAGGTCTGCCTAAAGTACCTGCAGCAAATAATATAAGCGTGAATGAAAAAGGCCAAATTACTGGCTTGTTTTAA
- a CDS encoding DMT family transporter has product MTKDWLKVVVASLFELVWVTGLAHATNFFEWLLTAIGVVVSFYLLTASVKKLPIGTVYAVFAGLGSIGSILVGVFLFDEKISGVKIFFMGTLLVGIIGLKLIESQNQENKEDLENIEALKPFVVRSEKEKAEQEQIDQVEQIVEDETIAMLEQAEVDHDVDHHSEESELDTIDTEQVSAEEVISHEDQTPSVSDEEKLAIVSEEVAKEDASEQLKETLESIDESQLDEMDALKLKISKLMNELEMEDAERTAGKLAKSNEQKEVK; this is encoded by the coding sequence ATGACAAAAGATTGGTTAAAAGTTGTTGTAGCTTCATTGTTTGAGCTAGTTTGGGTAACTGGTTTAGCACATGCAACAAACTTTTTTGAATGGTTATTAACAGCAATTGGTGTAGTTGTAAGTTTTTACTTGCTGACAGCATCAGTAAAAAAATTACCGATTGGTACAGTTTATGCAGTCTTTGCAGGACTAGGGTCAATTGGCTCAATTTTAGTAGGGGTCTTTTTATTTGATGAAAAAATCAGTGGTGTGAAAATTTTCTTCATGGGAACATTACTCGTAGGAATCATTGGGTTGAAATTAATTGAATCACAAAATCAAGAAAATAAAGAAGACTTGGAAAATATTGAAGCTTTAAAACCTTTTGTTGTTCGTTCTGAAAAAGAAAAAGCAGAGCAAGAACAAATTGACCAAGTTGAGCAAATTGTAGAAGATGAAACCATTGCCATGTTAGAACAAGCGGAAGTGGATCATGATGTTGACCATCATTCTGAAGAATCAGAGCTTGATACAATTGATACAGAACAGGTTTCAGCAGAAGAAGTTATTTCTCATGAAGATCAAACACCTTCAGTAAGTGATGAAGAGAAATTGGCTATTGTTTCTGAAGAAGTTGCAAAGGAAGACGCGTCTGAACAATTGAAAGAAACTTTAGAGAGTATTGATGAATCACAACTAGATGAGATGGATGCATTAAAACTAAAAATTAGTAAATTAATGAATGAATTAGAAATGGAAGATGCTGAAAGAACAGCAGGTAAACTTGCTAAGTCTAATGAACAGAAAGAGGTGAAGTAA